Proteins from a genomic interval of Micromonospora sp. NBC_00389:
- a CDS encoding peptidase C39 family protein, protein MTIAAPPTRRNIAYQGFHLPADQTAGTGDGLHTTDRGLILRSADRPVSRGSWTSPPVRVGFGVTDVVPSWTADTPDGCWIEVELRGWHGEAPSTGWYLLARWAANDRTVRRASVSGQRDGDARVDTDTLVVTGATVTGWQARVTLCRPDGSPAAPVLRSVGAVAAGHAPAEAAGEPGPEEGREPAVGAGRGTVLDVPGYSQRLHAGQHPQWGGGGDSWCSPTCTSMVLAYWGAEPTPERYAWVDPPGPRPVVVHAARHCYDHAYAGAGNWPFNTAYAGLHGVDAFVTRLRSLAEAEAFIAAGIPLIVSAAFRAGEVPGLPYDTRGHLMVLIGFTADGDPVLNDPYAPDDDTVRRTVPRQRFEPAWQRGSGGVTYVLRPASVPLPPPPAQANW, encoded by the coding sequence ATGACCATCGCGGCACCACCCACCCGGCGGAACATCGCCTACCAGGGCTTCCACCTGCCGGCAGACCAGACGGCCGGCACCGGAGACGGCCTGCACACCACCGACCGCGGGCTGATTCTGCGCAGCGCCGACCGGCCGGTGTCGCGGGGCAGTTGGACGTCACCGCCGGTGCGGGTCGGCTTCGGAGTCACCGACGTGGTGCCGTCCTGGACCGCCGACACCCCCGACGGCTGCTGGATCGAGGTCGAGCTGCGCGGCTGGCACGGAGAAGCGCCCAGCACCGGCTGGTACCTGCTGGCCCGGTGGGCGGCCAACGACCGCACGGTACGACGCGCCTCGGTGTCCGGGCAGCGCGACGGCGACGCCCGGGTGGACACCGACACGCTGGTCGTGACCGGGGCGACGGTCACCGGCTGGCAGGCCCGGGTGACCCTGTGCCGGCCGGACGGCAGCCCCGCGGCCCCGGTGCTGCGCAGCGTCGGCGCGGTCGCCGCCGGCCACGCCCCGGCCGAAGCCGCCGGTGAGCCGGGGCCGGAGGAAGGCCGGGAGCCGGCCGTCGGCGCCGGGCGTGGGACTGTGCTGGACGTGCCCGGCTACTCGCAGCGGCTGCACGCCGGCCAGCACCCGCAGTGGGGTGGCGGCGGCGACTCGTGGTGCAGCCCCACCTGCACCTCCATGGTGCTCGCCTACTGGGGGGCCGAGCCGACGCCGGAGCGCTACGCCTGGGTGGACCCGCCCGGCCCGCGACCGGTGGTGGTGCACGCCGCCCGACACTGCTACGACCACGCGTACGCCGGGGCCGGCAACTGGCCGTTCAACACCGCATACGCCGGCCTGCACGGGGTGGACGCGTTCGTCACCCGACTGCGGTCGCTGGCCGAGGCGGAGGCGTTCATCGCCGCCGGCATCCCACTGATCGTCTCCGCCGCGTTCCGGGCCGGTGAGGTGCCGGGCCTGCCCTACGACACCAGGGGGCACCTGATGGTGCTGATCGGCTTCACCGCCGACGGTGACCCGGTGCTCAACGACCCGTACGCGCCGGACGACGACACGGTTCGTCGGACCGTGCCCCGGCAGCGGTTCGAGCCGGCCTGGCAGCGGGGCAGCGGCGGGGTGACGTACGTGCTGCGGCCGGCGTCGGTGCCGCTGCCCCCGCCACCCGCCCAGGCCAACTGGTGA
- a CDS encoding VOC family protein: MSSTIHNISIDCHDTYALAGFWSQVFDCPRQPDDFPGDPEAMLLPPGGPEVLFIAVPEDKAVKNRLHLDVQPTDRTRAEEVERLLGVGAVHVADHVGPTGGGWVVLADPEGNEFCVLGNPAERAAAAAARAAAAVGEPA; encoded by the coding sequence GTGAGTTCGACGATTCACAACATCAGCATCGACTGTCACGACACGTACGCGCTGGCCGGCTTCTGGTCGCAGGTCTTCGACTGCCCCCGGCAGCCCGACGACTTCCCCGGCGACCCGGAGGCGATGCTCCTGCCGCCTGGTGGCCCGGAGGTGCTCTTCATCGCCGTGCCGGAGGACAAGGCGGTGAAGAACCGGCTGCACCTGGACGTGCAACCCACCGACCGGACCCGGGCCGAGGAGGTCGAGCGGTTGCTCGGCGTCGGCGCGGTCCACGTCGCCGATCACGTCGGCCCGACCGGCGGGGGCTGGGTGGTGCTCGCCGACCCGGAGGGCAACGAGTTCTGCGTGCTCGGTAACCCGGCCGAGCGGGCGGCGGCAGCGGCGGCGCGGGCCGCCGCGGCAGTCGGCGAACCGGCCTGA
- a CDS encoding outer membrane protein assembly factor BamB family protein: MTGPVIDLGELRHEPDSVPLPRPPRANGRPLRCALVLLLLLVTLAAAGPPSRRAVVTLPGQPGTEAFVSGDLFFLLDPLSSQSRQRRLAAFRLPDGEPVWQVPLPVDGRLWGVSEQGGMLLVTGHESDPGGQGALTITLDRATGAYGWQQPGSAVELADGNLLLQSTDGEGAGSLRAVDPCCGTVRWQLSTTPAEINFRGTEHGVDRVVLSRPDGQVEVRDATTGTVLARANLGAPGRGPYPTVQVVDDLLVTVGGSPPTATAYGLDRLDRRWSATGDGELYVLGCGPVVCLQSPSGGLRAVDPATGRLLWSSGRWGWAWPYDGRLVTTPSESTGSRNEQFVALDPVTGDVVAELGRWELAQFGLKDPMVGVRRLPGGGLIVAKLDVRTGEVRVLDVLPDAIGECQASVGRLLCRRMDGSYGLWQLPD; the protein is encoded by the coding sequence GTGACCGGCCCGGTCATCGATCTCGGCGAGCTGCGGCACGAGCCGGATTCCGTCCCGCTGCCCCGCCCGCCCCGCGCCAACGGCCGGCCGCTGCGCTGCGCGCTGGTCCTGCTGCTCCTACTGGTCACCCTCGCCGCCGCCGGGCCGCCGTCCCGCCGTGCCGTGGTGACGCTGCCAGGGCAGCCGGGCACCGAAGCGTTCGTCTCCGGCGACCTCTTCTTCCTCCTCGACCCGCTCAGCTCGCAGTCGAGGCAGCGGCGGCTGGCCGCCTTCCGGCTGCCCGACGGCGAGCCGGTCTGGCAGGTGCCCCTGCCGGTGGACGGCCGGCTCTGGGGGGTCTCCGAGCAGGGCGGGATGCTGCTGGTCACCGGGCACGAGAGCGACCCGGGGGGTCAGGGCGCGCTCACCATCACGCTGGACCGGGCGACCGGGGCGTACGGCTGGCAGCAGCCGGGCAGCGCGGTCGAGTTGGCCGACGGGAACCTGCTGCTGCAGTCCACCGACGGCGAGGGGGCGGGCAGCCTACGCGCCGTCGATCCGTGCTGTGGCACCGTGCGCTGGCAGCTGTCCACCACCCCCGCTGAGATCAACTTTCGGGGCACGGAGCACGGGGTGGACCGGGTGGTGCTCAGCCGTCCGGACGGGCAGGTCGAGGTACGCGATGCGACCACCGGTACGGTGCTGGCGCGCGCCAATCTGGGCGCGCCCGGCCGTGGGCCGTACCCGACCGTGCAGGTGGTGGACGACCTGCTGGTCACCGTCGGCGGATCTCCGCCCACGGCCACCGCCTACGGGCTGGACCGGCTGGACCGGCGCTGGAGCGCCACCGGCGACGGGGAGCTGTACGTGCTGGGCTGCGGTCCCGTCGTCTGTCTGCAGAGCCCATCCGGCGGGCTGCGGGCGGTCGACCCCGCGACCGGCCGGCTGCTCTGGAGCAGCGGGCGCTGGGGGTGGGCCTGGCCGTACGACGGTCGGCTGGTGACAACCCCGTCGGAAAGCACCGGCAGCAGGAATGAGCAGTTCGTTGCGCTCGATCCAGTCACCGGGGACGTGGTGGCCGAGTTGGGCCGGTGGGAGCTGGCCCAGTTCGGTCTCAAGGATCCGATGGTCGGGGTGCGCCGGCTTCCCGGCGGCGGGCTGATCGTCGCCAAGCTGGACGTCCGCACCGGGGAGGTGCGGGTGCTGGACGTGCTGCCGGACGCGATCGGGGAGTGCCAGGCGAGCGTCGGTCGGCTGCTGTGCCGGCGGATGGACGGCTCGTACGGGCTGTGGCAGTTACCCGACTGA
- a CDS encoding outer membrane protein assembly factor BamB family protein, producing the protein MSIIELGEVREEPASAPPVRQPRAAGRPLRCAAVLLVALVALASATPVPERVVTPVPASQGAMAYLAGDGVFVVDPSIPSGSRYLTAYAQPSSTSGGSVRRRWQVRLTRTGDVLDVRAERGLVLMLEVSAANGVFQTTAFDAETGQQRWQHPGAAQWTVDGGLLLIDTMADGPGAIRRVVPETGQMLWSEPVPPPGNPGYHLGDGQVDRFVLVQPTGEVQVHDAGTGRLLRSLDTLPGDRAAFQRVQVVGDLLLLVPPGSTRLVGYGLPGLEARWTADVPLVSYVVGCGDLLCALQQTGGIQTLDPATGAVRWSDQGQDTLADTRQGRLLVAGPEQRYAVRDAATGRVRVELGQWDLVPVPEREHPLIGVRPGADNRLVVAELDLVAGRPRILDVLPDVLGGCQAALPVLLCRRLDGSTALWRLRP; encoded by the coding sequence GTGTCGATCATTGAGCTGGGCGAGGTCCGGGAGGAGCCGGCCTCGGCGCCGCCGGTCCGCCAGCCGCGCGCCGCCGGCCGTCCGCTGCGCTGCGCGGCGGTGCTGCTGGTGGCGCTGGTGGCGCTGGCCAGTGCGACACCGGTGCCGGAGCGCGTGGTGACCCCGGTGCCGGCGTCGCAGGGCGCTATGGCGTACCTCGCCGGGGACGGCGTCTTCGTCGTCGACCCGTCGATACCCAGCGGTAGTCGGTACCTGACCGCGTACGCGCAGCCGTCGTCCACCTCGGGGGGCAGTGTGCGACGTCGGTGGCAGGTGCGGTTGACCCGTACCGGTGATGTCCTCGACGTGCGGGCCGAACGGGGCTTGGTGCTGATGTTGGAGGTCAGCGCCGCGAACGGGGTGTTCCAGACCACCGCCTTCGACGCCGAAACGGGCCAGCAGCGATGGCAGCATCCCGGGGCCGCCCAGTGGACGGTCGACGGCGGTCTGCTGCTGATTGACACCATGGCGGACGGGCCGGGCGCGATACGCCGGGTGGTGCCGGAGACCGGTCAGATGCTCTGGTCGGAGCCCGTCCCACCGCCGGGCAACCCCGGCTACCACCTGGGCGACGGCCAGGTCGACCGGTTCGTCCTCGTCCAGCCGACCGGCGAGGTGCAGGTGCACGACGCCGGCACCGGCCGCCTGCTGCGCAGCCTCGACACACTGCCCGGCGACCGGGCGGCGTTCCAGCGGGTGCAGGTCGTGGGTGACCTGCTGCTGCTCGTCCCACCCGGCAGCACCCGACTGGTCGGCTACGGGCTGCCCGGGCTTGAGGCCCGGTGGACGGCCGACGTGCCGCTGGTGTCCTATGTGGTCGGCTGCGGCGACCTGCTCTGCGCGCTGCAACAGACCGGCGGCATCCAGACCCTCGACCCGGCGACCGGCGCGGTGCGCTGGTCAGACCAGGGCCAGGACACGCTGGCCGACACCCGGCAGGGCCGGCTGCTGGTGGCCGGGCCGGAGCAGCGATACGCGGTGCGGGACGCGGCCACCGGGCGGGTCCGGGTCGAGCTGGGCCAGTGGGACCTGGTGCCGGTGCCCGAGCGCGAGCATCCGCTGATCGGCGTACGGCCGGGGGCCGACAATCGGCTGGTCGTCGCCGAGTTGGACCTGGTGGCCGGTCGGCCGCGGATCCTGGACGTCCTGCCAGACGTGCTGGGCGGCTGCCAGGCGGCGCTGCCGGTCCTGCTCTGCCGGCGCCTCGACGGCTCGACCGCGCTGTGGCGGTTGCGGCCGTGA
- a CDS encoding sensor histidine kinase has protein sequence MTGRARLRPTLRLRLTLLNGVLLVGAGAILVLLAWLLVRDALRPTDELLPGTTVVLADGRSLDAGQWQHQLVDAASGELLAKGLVALLAISIVGVAGAYAVAGRALRPLHQVTATAQRLGEATLDQRIGYSGADDEVAELAKTFDAMLDRIASAFEAQKRFVANASHELRTPLAVMRTEIDVTLSDDDADAAEYRRMATVVRDASERANGLVDALLVLARSEAQAGRRLGRRTECDLATGTANALSAMRREVDRIGLRVQTSLESAPVVGDPGLLDRLAGNLIENAVRYNHLHGRLWVRTGSDGERSWLVVGNTGFEVDQVDVPGLFEPFRRGGRERTGARGSGLGLSIVRAVCQAHGGTVRVIAQTGGGLEVTVTLPSADAPAVTGPVPAIGG, from the coding sequence ATGACGGGGCGGGCACGGTTGCGGCCCACCCTGCGGTTGCGGCTTACCCTGCTCAATGGCGTGCTGCTGGTCGGCGCGGGAGCGATCCTGGTGCTGCTGGCCTGGCTGCTCGTCCGGGACGCGCTACGGCCCACCGACGAGCTGCTGCCCGGCACCACGGTGGTCCTGGCCGACGGCCGGTCGCTGGACGCCGGCCAGTGGCAGCACCAACTGGTCGACGCCGCCTCCGGGGAACTGCTCGCCAAGGGCCTGGTCGCGCTGCTGGCGATCAGCATCGTGGGAGTGGCCGGGGCGTACGCGGTCGCCGGCCGGGCGTTGCGTCCACTGCACCAGGTCACCGCGACGGCGCAGCGGCTCGGCGAGGCGACCCTGGACCAGCGGATCGGCTACTCGGGCGCCGACGACGAGGTGGCCGAGCTGGCCAAGACGTTCGACGCCATGCTGGACCGGATCGCGTCCGCGTTCGAGGCGCAGAAGCGCTTCGTGGCCAACGCCTCGCACGAGCTGCGAACCCCGCTCGCGGTGATGCGGACCGAGATCGACGTGACGCTCAGCGACGACGACGCGGACGCGGCCGAGTACCGCCGGATGGCCACCGTGGTCCGGGACGCCTCCGAGCGGGCCAACGGCCTGGTGGACGCGCTGCTGGTGCTGGCCCGCAGCGAGGCGCAGGCCGGGCGGCGGCTCGGTCGGCGTACCGAATGTGACCTGGCGACCGGGACGGCCAACGCGCTGTCGGCGATGCGCCGGGAGGTGGACCGGATCGGGCTGCGGGTGCAGACCTCGCTGGAGTCCGCGCCGGTGGTCGGCGACCCGGGGCTGCTCGACCGGCTGGCCGGCAACCTGATCGAGAACGCGGTCCGCTACAACCACCTGCACGGCCGACTCTGGGTGCGCACCGGCTCGGACGGCGAGCGCTCCTGGCTGGTGGTGGGGAACACCGGCTTCGAGGTGGACCAGGTCGACGTGCCGGGGCTGTTCGAGCCGTTCCGGCGCGGCGGCCGGGAGCGGACCGGGGCCCGCGGCTCGGGCCTGGGGCTGTCCATCGTCCGGGCAGTCTGCCAGGCGCACGGCGGCACGGTGCGGGTCATCGCGCAGACCGGCGGCGGCCTGGAGGTGACGGTCACCCTGCCGTCGGCGGACGCCCCGGCGGTGACCGGCCCGGTGCCCGCCATCGGCGGCTGA
- a CDS encoding VOC family protein, with product MYPRIRNISFDCHDTYALAGFWSAVLGYARHSEDAPGDPEAALLPPDDATPNLFFQAVPEDKVTKNRLHICLEPVDRTRDEEIERVLGLGASMVADRRQADGTGWAVLADPEGNEFCVVRSAGERVPATSLEAQP from the coding sequence GTGTATCCACGGATCCGCAACATCAGTTTTGACTGTCACGACACGTACGCCCTGGCCGGCTTCTGGTCGGCCGTGCTCGGATACGCCCGGCACTCCGAGGACGCCCCCGGTGATCCGGAGGCGGCCCTGCTGCCGCCGGACGACGCCACCCCGAACCTGTTCTTCCAAGCGGTGCCCGAAGACAAGGTGACCAAGAACCGGCTCCACATCTGCCTGGAACCCGTCGACCGGACCAGGGACGAGGAGATCGAGCGGGTGCTCGGCCTCGGGGCCAGCATGGTCGCCGACCGACGGCAGGCCGACGGCACGGGTTGGGCGGTGCTCGCCGACCCGGAGGGGAACGAGTTCTGCGTGGTCCGCAGCGCCGGCGAGCGTGTCCCTGCCACCTCTCTGGAGGCTCAACCGTGA
- a CDS encoding response regulator transcription factor yields the protein MRVLVVEDERNLADAIARGLRKRGMAVDVAYDGDAGHEAAFVTRYDVVVLDRDLPGVHGDQICADLAASGALTRVLMLTASGTVADRVEGLQLGADDYLPKPFAFDELVARVQALGRRATPAAPPVLELADLVLDPARRVATRAGVPVDLTNKEFGVLSELLKARGAVVSSEELLERVWDANTDPFTTIVRVTVMTLRKKLGDPPLIETVVGAGYRTAEVGA from the coding sequence ATGCGGGTACTGGTGGTGGAGGACGAGCGCAACCTCGCCGACGCGATCGCGCGCGGGTTGCGCAAGCGGGGGATGGCGGTCGACGTGGCCTACGACGGCGATGCCGGCCACGAGGCGGCGTTCGTCACCCGGTACGACGTGGTCGTGCTGGACCGCGACCTGCCCGGCGTGCACGGTGATCAGATCTGCGCGGACCTGGCTGCCTCGGGCGCGCTGACCCGGGTGCTGATGCTGACGGCGAGCGGCACGGTCGCCGACCGGGTGGAGGGGTTGCAGCTCGGCGCGGACGACTACCTGCCCAAACCGTTCGCCTTCGACGAGTTGGTCGCCCGGGTGCAGGCGCTGGGCCGGCGGGCCACCCCGGCCGCGCCGCCGGTGCTCGAACTGGCCGACCTGGTGCTCGACCCGGCCCGCCGGGTCGCCACCCGCGCCGGTGTGCCGGTCGACCTCACCAACAAGGAGTTCGGGGTGCTCAGCGAGCTGCTCAAGGCGCGCGGCGCGGTGGTCTCCAGCGAGGAACTGCTGGAACGGGTGTGGGACGCCAACACCGACCCGTTCACCACGATCGTCCGGGTCACCGTGATGACGCTGCGCAAGAAGCTCGGAGATCCACCGCTGATCGAGACGGTGGTCGGCGCGGGCTACCGCACCGCCGAGGTGGGGGCATGA